In Mercurialis annua linkage group LG6, ddMerAnnu1.2, whole genome shotgun sequence, the following are encoded in one genomic region:
- the LOC126686508 gene encoding vacuolar protein sorting-associated protein 26B-like isoform X2 encodes MNFLTGAFKPPCSISILFADAKTRKQVPLKKENGKTVMVPLFHSQENIVGEVVLEPAQGKKLEHTGVKIELLGQIELYFDRGNFYDFTSLVRELDIPGELYERKSYPFEFSTVEMPYESYNGVNVRLRYILKVTVSRNYVSNIVEYQEFVVRNYSPLPSVNNSIKMEVGIEDCLHIEFEYSKTKYHLKDVIIGKIYFLLVRIKIKNMELEIRRRESTGSGPNTYVETETLAKFEVMDGAPVRGESIPVRLFLSPYELTPTYRNINNKYSVKYYLNLVLVDEEDRRYFKQQEITIYRLEDS; translated from the exons ATG AATTTTCTCACCGGAGCTTTTAAGCCGCCGTGTAGCATCTCAATTCTGTTCGCCGATGCAAAAACTCGTAAGCAG GTTCCGTTGAAGAAGGAGAATGGAAAAACAGTTATGGTTCCTCTCTTTCACAGTCAAGAAAACATTGTTGgagag GTTGTTTTAGAACCAGCACAGGGAAAGAAGCTTGAACATACGGGTGTTAAAATCGAGCTGCTTGGTCAGATAG AATTGTACTTCGACCGAGGCAACTTCTATGATTTTACATCTCTAG TTCGTGAACTTGATATTCCCGGTGAGTTATATGAAAGAAAATCATATCCGTTCGAATTTTCTACAGTTGAAATGCCATATGAGTCTTACAATGGAGTCAACGTGAGACTTAG GTATATATTAAAAGTGACTGTCAGTCGAAACTATGTCAGCAACATTGTAGAGTACCAAGAATTTGTG GTTCGTAACTACTCTCCTCTGCCATCAGTCAATAACAGCATTAAG ATGGAAGTAGGAATTGAGGATTGTCTTCATATCGAATTTGAGTACAGTAAAACCAA GTACCATTTGAAAGATGTCATCAttggaaaaatttattttcttctgGTGAGaattaagataaaaaatatGGAACTTGAGATCAGGCGCCGTGAGTCGACAGGATCAGGGCCAAATACATATGTTGAGACTGAAACACTTGCAAAATTTGAGGTGATGGACGGCGCTCCTGTCAGAG GAGAATCAATTCCAGTCAGATTGTTTCTTAGTCCGTATGAGTTGACACCCACATATCGGAACATCAACAACAAATATAGTGTGAAGTACTACTTGAACCTTGTTTTAGTTGACGAAGAGGATAGACGGTATTTTAAGCAACAAGAAATCACAATTTATCGGCTTGAAGATTCATGA
- the LOC126687172 gene encoding CBL-interacting serine/threonine-protein kinase 3 isoform X3: MSQPKIKRRVGIYEVGRTIGEGTFAKVKFARNSETGEPVALKILDKEKVLKHKMAEQIKREVATMKLIKHPNVVQLYEVMGSKTKIFIVLEFVTGGELFDKIVNHGRMREDEARRYFQQLINVVDYCHSRGVYHRDLKPENLLLDANGNLKVSDFGLSALSQQVRDDGLLHTTCGTPNYVAPEVLNDRGYEGATADLWSCGVILFVLLAGYLPFDDSNLMNLYKKVSILQFFCKIILSTLWLSGSHFSYLHAQISAAEFTCPPWLSFGAMKLITKILDPNPMTRVKIPEILEDEWFKKGYKPPVFEEKDDINLDDVEAVFKDSEEHHVKEKKEEQPTAMNAFELISMSKGLNLENLFDTEQVGMEFKRETRFTSRCPANEIIHKIEEAAKPLGFDVHKKNYKMRLENMKAGRKGNLNVATEIFQVAPSLHMVEVRKAKGDTLEFHKFYKNLSTSLDDVVWKTEEDMQEMK, encoded by the exons ATGAGTCAACCTAAAATTAAACGTAGAGTGGGTATATATGAAGTCGGAAGAACAATTGGTGAGGGAACATTTGCGAAAGTTAAATTCGCAAGGAACTCGGAGACTGGAGAACCTGTGGCCTTGAAGATTCTTGACAAAGAGAAAGTTCTTAAACACAAGATGGCTGAACAG ATCAAGCGTGAGGTAGCGACAATGAAACTTATAAAGCATCCTAATGTTGTTCAATTATACGAG GTGATGGGAAGCAAGACGAAGATATTTATTGTTTTGGAGTTTGTTACAGGGGGAGAGCTTTTTGACAAAATT GTAAACCATGGACGGATGAGAGAAGATGAAGCTCGGCGATATTTCCAGCAACTTATTAATGTCGTTGATTACTGTCACAGTAGGGGTGTATATCATAGGGATCTGAAG CCAGAAAACTTGCTATTGGATGCTAATGGGAACCTTAAAGTTTCTGATTTTGGATTGAGTGCATTGTCTCAACAAGTCAGG gaTGATGGCTTGCTTCATACTACTTGCGGAACTCCAAATTATGTTGCTCCTGAG GTTCTTAATGATAGAGGTTATGAAGGGGCAACAGCAGACTTATGGTCATGCGGAGTGATACTCTTTGTACTGCTTGCAGGGTATTTGCCTTTTGACGATTCTAATCTTATGAACCTATATAAAAAAGTGAGCATTCTGCagtttttttgtaaaattattctTTCAACTTTGTGGCTCTCTGGTTCTCATTTTTCTTATCTCCATGCGCAGATTTCTGCGGCTGAGTTCACCTGTCCTCCTTGGCTATCTTTTGGTGCTAtgaaattaattactaaaatattGGATCCCAACCCAATGACT CGCGTCAAAATTCCTGAAATCTTGGAAGATGAATGGTTTAAGAAAGGTTATAAACCTCCTGTATTTGAGGAGAAAGACGATATCAACTTGGATGATGTAGAAGCTGTTTTTAAGGACTCAGAA GAACACCATGTAAAAGAGAAGAAGGAAGAGCAGCCAACAGCTATGAATGCATTTGAGTTGATATCTATGTCAAAAGGACTAAATCTCGAAAATTTGTTTGATACGGAACAGGTCGGCATG GAATTTAAAAGGGAAACGAGGTTCACATCCAGATGTCCGGCAAATGAGATAATTCACAAGATTGAAGAAGCCGCCAAACCTCTTGGTTTCGATGTTCACAAGAAGAACTATAAG ATGAGGCTTGAAAACATGAAAGCTGGGAGAAAGGGAAACCTTAATGTCGCCACCGAG ATCTTTCAAGTGGCACCTTCGTTGCATATGGTTGAAGTGCGGAAAGCAAAAGGAGACACTTTGGAGTTCCATAAG TTCTATAAAAACCTTTCAACCAGCCTCGACGACGTCGTGTGGAAAACGGAGGAGGATATGCAAGAAATGAAGTAA
- the LOC126687172 gene encoding CBL-interacting serine/threonine-protein kinase 3 isoform X2: MAMWLAIGRIIKSLKNCEKKEVESVKSMSQPKIKRRVGIYEVGRTIGEGTFAKVKFARNSETGEPVALKILDKEKVLKHKMAEQIKREVATMKLIKHPNVVQLYEVMGSKTKIFIVLEFVTGGELFDKIVNHGRMREDEARRYFQQLINVVDYCHSRGVYHRDLKPENLLLDANGNLKVSDFGLSALSQQVRDDGLLHTTCGTPNYVAPEVLNDRGYEGATADLWSCGVILFVLLAGYLPFDDSNLMNLYKKISAAEFTCPPWLSFGAMKLITKILDPNPMTRVKIPEILEDEWFKKGYKPPVFEEKDDINLDDVEAVFKDSEEHHVKEKKEEQPTAMNAFELISMSKGLNLENLFDTEQVGMEFKRETRFTSRCPANEIIHKIEEAAKPLGFDVHKKNYKMRLENMKAGRKGNLNVATEIFQVAPSLHMVEVRKAKGDTLEFHKFYKNLSTSLDDVVWKTEEDMQEMK, translated from the exons ATGGCAATGTGGTTGGCTATTG gaagaataattaaaagtttgaagaaCTGTGAGAAGAAGGAAGTTGAATCAGTAAAGAGCATGAGTCAACCTAAAATTAAACGTAGAGTGGGTATATATGAAGTCGGAAGAACAATTGGTGAGGGAACATTTGCGAAAGTTAAATTCGCAAGGAACTCGGAGACTGGAGAACCTGTGGCCTTGAAGATTCTTGACAAAGAGAAAGTTCTTAAACACAAGATGGCTGAACAG ATCAAGCGTGAGGTAGCGACAATGAAACTTATAAAGCATCCTAATGTTGTTCAATTATACGAG GTGATGGGAAGCAAGACGAAGATATTTATTGTTTTGGAGTTTGTTACAGGGGGAGAGCTTTTTGACAAAATT GTAAACCATGGACGGATGAGAGAAGATGAAGCTCGGCGATATTTCCAGCAACTTATTAATGTCGTTGATTACTGTCACAGTAGGGGTGTATATCATAGGGATCTGAAG CCAGAAAACTTGCTATTGGATGCTAATGGGAACCTTAAAGTTTCTGATTTTGGATTGAGTGCATTGTCTCAACAAGTCAGG gaTGATGGCTTGCTTCATACTACTTGCGGAACTCCAAATTATGTTGCTCCTGAG GTTCTTAATGATAGAGGTTATGAAGGGGCAACAGCAGACTTATGGTCATGCGGAGTGATACTCTTTGTACTGCTTGCAGGGTATTTGCCTTTTGACGATTCTAATCTTATGAACCTATATAAAAAA ATTTCTGCGGCTGAGTTCACCTGTCCTCCTTGGCTATCTTTTGGTGCTAtgaaattaattactaaaatattGGATCCCAACCCAATGACT CGCGTCAAAATTCCTGAAATCTTGGAAGATGAATGGTTTAAGAAAGGTTATAAACCTCCTGTATTTGAGGAGAAAGACGATATCAACTTGGATGATGTAGAAGCTGTTTTTAAGGACTCAGAA GAACACCATGTAAAAGAGAAGAAGGAAGAGCAGCCAACAGCTATGAATGCATTTGAGTTGATATCTATGTCAAAAGGACTAAATCTCGAAAATTTGTTTGATACGGAACAGGTCGGCATG GAATTTAAAAGGGAAACGAGGTTCACATCCAGATGTCCGGCAAATGAGATAATTCACAAGATTGAAGAAGCCGCCAAACCTCTTGGTTTCGATGTTCACAAGAAGAACTATAAG ATGAGGCTTGAAAACATGAAAGCTGGGAGAAAGGGAAACCTTAATGTCGCCACCGAG ATCTTTCAAGTGGCACCTTCGTTGCATATGGTTGAAGTGCGGAAAGCAAAAGGAGACACTTTGGAGTTCCATAAG TTCTATAAAAACCTTTCAACCAGCCTCGACGACGTCGTGTGGAAAACGGAGGAGGATATGCAAGAAATGAAGTAA
- the LOC126687172 gene encoding CBL-interacting serine/threonine-protein kinase 3 isoform X1, translated as MAMWLAIGRIIKSLKNCEKKEVESVKSMSQPKIKRRVGIYEVGRTIGEGTFAKVKFARNSETGEPVALKILDKEKVLKHKMAEQIKREVATMKLIKHPNVVQLYEVMGSKTKIFIVLEFVTGGELFDKIVNHGRMREDEARRYFQQLINVVDYCHSRGVYHRDLKPENLLLDANGNLKVSDFGLSALSQQVRDDGLLHTTCGTPNYVAPEVLNDRGYEGATADLWSCGVILFVLLAGYLPFDDSNLMNLYKKVSILQFFCKIILSTLWLSGSHFSYLHAQISAAEFTCPPWLSFGAMKLITKILDPNPMTRVKIPEILEDEWFKKGYKPPVFEEKDDINLDDVEAVFKDSEEHHVKEKKEEQPTAMNAFELISMSKGLNLENLFDTEQVGMEFKRETRFTSRCPANEIIHKIEEAAKPLGFDVHKKNYKMRLENMKAGRKGNLNVATEIFQVAPSLHMVEVRKAKGDTLEFHKFYKNLSTSLDDVVWKTEEDMQEMK; from the exons ATGGCAATGTGGTTGGCTATTG gaagaataattaaaagtttgaagaaCTGTGAGAAGAAGGAAGTTGAATCAGTAAAGAGCATGAGTCAACCTAAAATTAAACGTAGAGTGGGTATATATGAAGTCGGAAGAACAATTGGTGAGGGAACATTTGCGAAAGTTAAATTCGCAAGGAACTCGGAGACTGGAGAACCTGTGGCCTTGAAGATTCTTGACAAAGAGAAAGTTCTTAAACACAAGATGGCTGAACAG ATCAAGCGTGAGGTAGCGACAATGAAACTTATAAAGCATCCTAATGTTGTTCAATTATACGAG GTGATGGGAAGCAAGACGAAGATATTTATTGTTTTGGAGTTTGTTACAGGGGGAGAGCTTTTTGACAAAATT GTAAACCATGGACGGATGAGAGAAGATGAAGCTCGGCGATATTTCCAGCAACTTATTAATGTCGTTGATTACTGTCACAGTAGGGGTGTATATCATAGGGATCTGAAG CCAGAAAACTTGCTATTGGATGCTAATGGGAACCTTAAAGTTTCTGATTTTGGATTGAGTGCATTGTCTCAACAAGTCAGG gaTGATGGCTTGCTTCATACTACTTGCGGAACTCCAAATTATGTTGCTCCTGAG GTTCTTAATGATAGAGGTTATGAAGGGGCAACAGCAGACTTATGGTCATGCGGAGTGATACTCTTTGTACTGCTTGCAGGGTATTTGCCTTTTGACGATTCTAATCTTATGAACCTATATAAAAAAGTGAGCATTCTGCagtttttttgtaaaattattctTTCAACTTTGTGGCTCTCTGGTTCTCATTTTTCTTATCTCCATGCGCAGATTTCTGCGGCTGAGTTCACCTGTCCTCCTTGGCTATCTTTTGGTGCTAtgaaattaattactaaaatattGGATCCCAACCCAATGACT CGCGTCAAAATTCCTGAAATCTTGGAAGATGAATGGTTTAAGAAAGGTTATAAACCTCCTGTATTTGAGGAGAAAGACGATATCAACTTGGATGATGTAGAAGCTGTTTTTAAGGACTCAGAA GAACACCATGTAAAAGAGAAGAAGGAAGAGCAGCCAACAGCTATGAATGCATTTGAGTTGATATCTATGTCAAAAGGACTAAATCTCGAAAATTTGTTTGATACGGAACAGGTCGGCATG GAATTTAAAAGGGAAACGAGGTTCACATCCAGATGTCCGGCAAATGAGATAATTCACAAGATTGAAGAAGCCGCCAAACCTCTTGGTTTCGATGTTCACAAGAAGAACTATAAG ATGAGGCTTGAAAACATGAAAGCTGGGAGAAAGGGAAACCTTAATGTCGCCACCGAG ATCTTTCAAGTGGCACCTTCGTTGCATATGGTTGAAGTGCGGAAAGCAAAAGGAGACACTTTGGAGTTCCATAAG TTCTATAAAAACCTTTCAACCAGCCTCGACGACGTCGTGTGGAAAACGGAGGAGGATATGCAAGAAATGAAGTAA
- the LOC126686507 gene encoding pentatricopeptide repeat-containing protein At1g71210, mitochondrial: protein MHQNLKNATKSIPPQLLFFTNSLRSLSHSSSPLNPTLKPNKVTIFPLIFHHYCHSTTFPSYPLHQIPSFRLNDVVHSVKEWFQTQNYASLDRVFEILSNQDEVDEVALDQLGLRLTESVVLEILRYGNAKNDVLSCLKFFDWAGRLSGFHHTRATFHAIFKILSKAKLMPLMLDFLDNYMKFRFINHKLGYGFYPTLVMGYSVAGKPLVALQLFGRMRFQGIDLDDFTYHVLLNSLVEECCFDAVECIANQISIRGFTSHVTHSIVVKSFCKQRLLDEAEGYLRDLFVEGECGNGSAVGVLVDAFCREGLFEKAGQLVEEFRGLGVTPMEPAYDVWLRNLIQSGNVDLALGFLQHKKSLETYVPEVFQYNALLCRLLKENRLKEACDLLLEMMEGGISPDKITMNAALCFFCKAGMVDVALDLYNCKSEFGLSPTTMTCNYLINSLCGEGKVDEAYSVLKNCTDQGYIPGKRTFSILTHALCKEGKLDMMKELVDVALERNIIPSDSMFDKFISAMCRARRLEDGYLIHGKLNRMNRVATKSTYSNLIHGFNKINKGDVAARLLIEMQDKGHIATRTLFRAVIRSLCDMENPENQFFNLLEMQLSHHEPNCQIYNFFIDGAGHAKKPNLARETFEMMLRSGIKPNLSSDILMLQSYLKSEKISDAFNFFNDLCHRRTIGRKLCNTMVVGLCKGQKLDSALTYFKEMKGNEVVPSIECYEVLIQSLCSNKDYDTAIDLVKDFEKTGRHITSFIGNIFLLHSFKSDELYNAWLRSREEHDEGSSGLSILGQIIGAFSGRLRVSQEIDSLEDVIEQCFPLDLYTYNMLLRRLSMINIDYACELFDRICQNGYEPNQWTYDILVHGLFKHGRTEEARRWVDIMFRRGFDPTDRTKRLM from the coding sequence ATGCATCAAAATCTCAAAAATGCAACCAAATCAATCCCTCCTCAGCTTCTCTTCTTCACCAATTCTCTCCGCTCATTGTCTCACTCCTCATCTCCTCTAAACCCAACCCTAAAACCCAATAAAGTTACAATCTTTCCACTCATATTTCATCATTACTGTCACTCTACAACATTCCCATCATACCCACTTCACCAAATCCCCAGTTTCCGACTCAACGACGTCGTTCACAGCGTCAAAGAATGGTTCCAAACTCAAAATTACGCCTCTTTAGATCGAGTTTTCGAGATTTTGAGCAACCAAGATGAAGTTGACGAGGTTGCCCTTGATCAACTCGGTCTTAGATTGACTGAGTCAGTTGTTCTTGAGATTCTTAGATATGGTAATGCCAAAAACGATGTACTTTCTTGTCTTAAATTCTTTGACTGGGCTGGGAGACTGTCTGGTTTTCATCACACACGTGCAACTTTTCATgcaatttttaagattttgtcTAAGGCTAAATTAATGCCACTTATGCTTGATTTTCTTGATAATTATATGAAGTTTCGGTTTATTAATCATAAGCTTGGTTATGGGTTTTACCCTACTTTGGTTATGGGTTACTCTGTTGCTGGTAAGCCTTTGGTTGCTTTGCAATTGTTTGGTAGGATGAGGTTTCAAGGGATTGATTTGGATGACTTTACTTATCATGTTCTGCTTAATTCTTTGGTTGAGGAGTGTTGTTTTGATGCTGTTGAGTGTATTGCTAATCAGATTTCGATTCGGGGTTTCACGAGTCATGTTACGCATTCCATTGTTGTTAAGAGTTTTTGTAAGCAGCGATTGTTGGATGAAGCGGAAGGGTATTTGCGTGATTTGTTTGTAGAGGGGGAGTGTGGTAATGGGTCGGCTGTAGGTGTGCTTGTCGATGCGTTTTGTCGGGAGGGTTTGTTTGAGAAGGCGGGGCAGTTGGTTGAGGAGTTTAGGGGGTTGGGGGTTACGCCTATGGAGCCTGCTTATGATGTGTGGCTTCGGAACTTGATTCAGAGCGGGAATGTTGATTTGGCCTTGGGGTTTTTGCAGCATAAGAAGTCGTTAGAAACGTATGTTCCGGAGGTGTTTCAGTATAATGCTTTGTTATGCAGGCTTTTGAAGGAGAATCGACTCAAAGAAGCTTGTGATTTGTTGCTTGAGATGATGGAAGGTGGGATTTCTCCGGATAAGATCACTATGAATGCTGCATTGTGTTTCTTTTGTAAAGCTGGAATGGTGGATGTTGCACTTGATTTGTATAATTGCAAATCTGAATTTGGCCTCTCGCCGACTACTATGACTTGTAATTATCTCATCAACTCTTTATGCGGAGAGGGGAAAGTCGACGAGGCATACAGTGTGTTGAAGAATTGTACTGACCAAGGTTATATCCCTGGTAAAAGAACGTTTTCGATACTTACTCATGCTTTATGTAAGGAAGGAAAGCTCGATATGATGAAAGAGCTGGTTGATGTTGCTCTGGAGCGTAATATCATACCGAGTGATTCCATGTTTGATAAGTTTATATCAGCTATGTGCAGGGCTAGGAGGTTAGAAGATGGGTACTTGATACATGGAAAACTTAACCGAATGAACCGCGTAGCTACAAAGTCTACATACTCAAATTTGATTCACGgttttaacaaaattaacaaGGGTGATGTTGCTGCAAGGCTGCTTATTGAAATGCAAGATAAGGGTCATATCGCTACTCGGACTTTGTTCAGAGCAGTGATTCGGAGTCTATGCGATATGGAAAACCCGGAAAATCAGTTTTTCAACTTGTTGGAGATGCAACTATCTCATCATGAACCTAATTGCCAGATTTATAATTTCTTTATCGATGGAGCTGGGCATGCAAAGAAGCCTAATCTTGCAAGAGAAACTTTTGAGATGATGCTTAGAAGTGGGATCAAACCTAATCTGAGTTCTGACATTCTTATGTTACAGAGTTATCTAAAGAGCGAGAAAATATCTgacgcttttaatttttttaacgatttatgtcACAGAAGAACGATTGGCAGAAAGCTATGCAATACCATGGTTGTAGGTCTTTGCAAAGGCCAAAAATTGGATTCTGCATTGACCTATTTCAAAGAAATGAAGGGTAATGAAGTGGTTCCTAGTATTGAATGTTACGAGGTTCTTATACAGTCATTGTGCTCGAACAAAGATTACGATACGGCGATAGATCTTGTTAAGGACTTCGAGAAAACAGGTCGTCATATTACATCCTTTATAGGCAACATATTTTTGTTGCATTCCTTCAAAAGCGACGAGCTCTATAATGCCTGGCTTCGATCAAGAGAGGAGCACGATGAGGGTTCTTCCGGTCTTTCAATTCTTGGGCAAATAATTGGTGCATTTTCAGGCCGTCTTAGAGTGAGCCAAGAGATAGACTCCTTGGAAGACGTGATTGAACAGTGTTTCCCGCTTGACCTATACACATACAATATGTTATTGAGAAGATTAAGCATGATTAACATTGATTATGCTTGTGAATTGTTCGATAGAATATGCCAGAATGGTTACGAGCCAAATCAATGGACGTACGATATCTTAGTTCATGGACTTTTTAAGCATGGAAGAACAGAAGAGGCAAGGAGGTGGGTGGATATAATGTTTCGGAGAGGGTTTGATCCGACTGATCGAACTAAACGACTCATGTAA
- the LOC126653601 gene encoding COP9 signalosome complex subunit 2 encodes MGSDADMEDYGFEYSDDEPEEQDVDIENQYYNSKGMVETDPEGALAGFAEVVNMEPEKAEWGFKALKQTVKLYYRLGKYKEMMDSYREMLTYIKSAVTRNYSEKCINNIMDFVSGSASQNFGLLQEFYQTTLKALEEAKNERLWFKTNLKLCKIWFDMGEYGRMSKILKELHKSCQREDGTDDQKKGSQLLEVYAIEIQMYTETKNNKKLKQLYQKALAIKSAIPHPRIMGIIRECGGKMHMAERQWAEAATDFFEAFKNYDEAGNHRRIQCLKYLVLANMLMESEVNPFDGQEAKPYKNDPEILAMTNLIAAYQRNEILEFEKILKSNRRTIMDDPFIRNYIEDLLKNVRTQVLLKLIKPYTRIRIPFISKELNVPEKDVEQLLVSLILDNRIDGHIDQVNRLLERGDRSKGMKKYTAIDKWNTQLRSLYQTISNRVY; translated from the exons ATGGGTTCAG ATGCGGATATGGAGGATTATGGATTTGAATACTCAGACGATGAGCCTGAGGAACAAGATGTTGATATTGAGAACCAATATTACAATTccaaag GTATGGTTGAAACAGATCCAGAAGGAGCACTTGCAGGTTTTGCTGAAGTTGTCAACATGGAGCCAGAGAAGGCAGAGTG GGGTTTTAAAGCACTAAAACAAACGGTAAAGCTTTATTACCGTTTGGGTAAGTATAAAGAAATGATGGATTCATACAGAGAGATGCTTACATACATTAAATCAGCAGTCACACGCAATTACAGTGAGAAATGTATAAACAACATCATGGACTTTGTTTCCGGATCAGCTAGTCAGAACTTTGGCCTCCTACAAGAGTTTTATCAAACCACCCTAAAGGCCCTTGAAGAGGCAAAGAATGAG AGACTTTGGTTCAAGACAAATCTTAAGCTTTGCAAAATATGGTTTGATATGGGTGAATATGGGCGAATGAGCAAG ATTCTGAAAGAACTCCATAAATCTTGTCAACGAGAAGATGGTACAGATGATCAAAAGAAAGGGAGTCAACTTTTGGAAGTATATGCAATTGAGATTCAAATGTACACTGAGACCAAGAACAACAAAAAGCTCAAG CAATTGTACCAAAAAGCACTTGCGATCAAGTCAGCAATCCCACATCCAAGGATAATGGGGATAATTAGAGAATGTGGTGGAAAGATGCATATGGCAGAGCGTCAATGGGCTGAGGCTGCAACAGATTTCTTTGAAGCTTTTAAAAACTATGATGAAGCTGGAAATCACAGACGCATACAATGCTTAAA ATACTTGGTTCTGGCTAATATGCTGATGGAATCTGAAGTGAATCCATTTGACGGTCAAGAGGCAAAGCC ATATAAGAATGATCCTGAGATTCTGGCAATGACAAACCTAATAGCAGCATATCAACGAAACGAGATATTGGAGTTTGAGAAAATCCTTAAG AGTAACAGAAGGACAATAATGGACGATCCATTCATACGGAATTACATTGAAGATCTATTGAAGAATGTTAGAACACAAGTGCTGCTTAAGCTGATAAAACCATATACGAGAATTCGGATTCCTTTCATATCAAAG GAACTTAATGTCCCAGAAAAAGATGTTGAGCAGCTGTTGGTTTCACTGATATTGGATAATCGTATTGACGGGCATATTGATCAAGTGAACAGGCTTTTAGAGCGCGGCGACAG GTCCAAGGGAATGAAGAAGTATACCGCCATCGATAAATGGAACACACAGCTAAGGTCACTCTATCAAACTATTAGCAATCGTGTGTACTGA